A portion of the Symphalangus syndactylus isolate Jambi chromosome 13, NHGRI_mSymSyn1-v2.1_pri, whole genome shotgun sequence genome contains these proteins:
- the LRRC8E gene encoding volume-regulated anion channel subunit LRRC8E, with protein MIPVAEFKQFTEQQPAFKVLKPWWDVLAEYLTVAMLMIGVFGCTLQVTQDKIICLPNHELQENLSEAPCQQLLPRGIPEQIGALQEVKGLKNNLDLQQYSFINQLCYETALHWYAKYFPYLVVIHTLIFMVCTSFWFKFPGTSSKIEHFISILGKCFDSPWTTRALSEVSGENQKGPAATGRAAATIVATAGAGPGKVAEGEKEKVLAEPEKVVTEPPVVTLLDKKEGEQAKALFEKVKKFRVHVEEGDILYTMYIRQTVLKVCKFLAILVYNLVYVEKISFLVACRVETSEVTGYASFCCNHTKAHLFSKLAFCYISFVCIYGLTCIYTLYWLFHRPLKEYSFRSVREETGMGDIPDVKNDFAFMLHLIDQYDSLYSKRFAVFLSEVSESRLKQLNLNHEWTPEKLRQKLQRNAAGRLELALCMLPGLPDTVFELSEVESLRLEAICDITFPPGLSQLVHLQELSLLHSPARLPFSLQVFLRDHLKVMRVKCEELREVPLWVFGLRGLEELHLEGLFPQELARAATLESLRELKQLKVLSLRSNAGKVPASVTDVAGHLQRLSLHNDGARLVALNSLKKLVALRELELVACGLERIPHAVFSLGALQELDLKDNHLRSIEEILSFQHCRKLVTLRLWHNQIAYVPEHVRKLRSLEQLYLSYNKLETLPSQLGLCSGLRLLDVSHNGLHSLPAEVGLLQNLQHLALSYNTLEALPEELFFCRKLRTLLLGDNQLSQLSPHVGALRALSRLELKGNRLEALPEELGNCGGLKKAGLLVEDTLYQGLPAEVRDKMEEE; from the exons ATGATCCCAGTGGccgagttcaagcagttcacGGAACAGCAGCCTGCGTTCAAGGTGCTCAAACCCTGGTGGGACGTGCTGGCCGAGTACCTCACCGTGGCCATGCTCATGATCGGGGTCTTTGGCTGCACCCTCCAG GTGACACAGGACAAGATCATCTGTCTACCCAATCATGAGCTCCAGGAGAACTTATCAGAGGCCCCGTGCCAGCAATTGCTGCCTCGGGGGATCCCTGAGCAGATTGGGGCCCTGCAGGAGGTTAAAGGGCTTAAGAACAATTTGGACCTGCAGCAATACAGCTTTATTAACCAGCTGTGCTATGAGACAGCCCTGCACTGGTACGCCAAGTACTTCCCCTACCTCGTGGTCATTCACACGCTCATCTTCATGGTCTGCACCAGTTTCTGGTTCAAGTTCCCTGGCACCAGCTCCAAGATTGAACACTTCATCTCCATCCTGGGCAAGTGTTTCGACTCTCCATGGACCACCAGGGCCCTATCCGAGGTCTCCGGGGAGAACCAGAAGGGCCCAGCAGCCACCGGACGGGCTGCGGCCACCATAGTGGCCACGGCAGGGGCCGGGCCAGGGAAGGTAGCGGAGGGTGAGAAGGAGAAGGTGCTGGCGGAACCGGAGAAGGTGGTGACCGAGCCTCCAGTTGTCACCCTGCTGGACAAGAAGGAGGGGGAGCAGGCCAAAGCCCTGTTTGAAAAGGTGAAGAAGTTCCGCGTGCACGTGGAAGAGGGCGACATCCTGTACACCATGTACATCCGACAGACGGTGCTGAAAGTGTGTAAGTTCCTGGCCATCCTGGTCTACAACCTGGTCTATGTGGAGAAGATCAGTTTCCTGGTGGCCTGTAGGGTGGAGACGTCAGAGGTCACGGGCTACGCCAGCTTCTGCTGCAACCACACCAAGGCCCACCTCTTCTCCAAGCTGGCCTTCTGTTACATCTCCTTTGTGTGCATCTACGGACTCACCTGCATCTACACGCTCTACTGGCTCTTCCACCGGCCCCTCAAGGAGTACTCCTTCCGTTCCGTGCGGGAGGAGACTGGCATGGGGGACATTCCTGACGTCAAGAACGACTTCGCCTTCATGCTGCACCTCATCGATCAGTATGACTCCCTCTACTCCAAGCGCTTCGCCGTCTTCCTGTCCGAGGTCAGCGAAAGCCGTCTAAAGCAGCTCAATCTCAACCACGAGTGGACGCCCGAGAAGCTTCGACAGAAGCTGCAGCGCAATGCCGCGGGCCGGCTGGAGCTGGCCCTCTGCATGCTTCCGGGACTGCCCGACACCGTCTTTGAGCTCAGTGAGGTGGAGTCACTCCGGCTGGAGGCCATCTGCGATATCACCTTCCCCCCGGGGCTGTCACAGCTGGTGCACTTGCAGGAGCTCAGCTTGCTCCACTCGCCCGCCAGGCTACCCTTTTCCTTGCAGGTCTTCCTGCGGGACCACCTGAAGGTGATGCGCGTCAAATGCGAGGAGCTCCGCGAGGTGCCGCTTTGGGTGTTTGGCCTGCGGGGCTTGGAGGAGCTGCACCTGGAGGGGCTTTTCCCTCAGGAGCTAGCTCGGGCGGCCACCCTGGAGAGCCTCCGGGAGCTGAAGCAGCTCAAGGTGTTGTCCCTCCGAAGCAACGCCGGGAAGGTGCCAGCCAGTGTGACCGACGTTGCCGGCCACCTGCAGAGGCTCAGCCTGCACAACGATGGGGCCCGTCTGGTTGCCCTGAACAGCCTCAAGAAGCTGGTGGCACTGCGGGAGCTGGAGCTGGTGGCCTGCGGGCTGGAGCGCATCCCCCACGCAGTGTTCAGCCTGGGTGCGCTGCAGGAACTTGACCTCAAGGACAACCACCTGCGCTCCATCGAGGAAATCCTCAGCTTCCAGCACTGCCGGAAGCTGGTCACACTCAGGCTGTGGCACAACCAGATCGCCTATGTCCCTGAGCACGTGCGGAAGCTCAGGAGCCTGGAGCAGCTCTACCTGAGCTACAACAAGCTGGAGACCCTGCCCTCCCAGCTTGGCCTGTGCTCGGGCCTCCGTCTGCTGGATGTGTCCCACAACGGGCTACACTCCCTGCCAGCTGAGGTGGGCCTCCTGCAGAACCTACAGCACCTGGCCCTCTCCTACAATACCCTGGAGGCCCTGCCCGAAGAACTCTTCTTCTGCCGCAAGCTGCGGACGTTGCTTCTGGGCGACAACCAGCTGAGCCAGCTCTCGCCCCACGTGGGTGCCCTCAGGGCCCTCAGCCGCCTGGAGCTCAAAGGCAACCGCTTAGAGGCGCTGCCAGAAGAACTTGGCAACTGTGGGGGGCTCAAGAAGGCGGGGCTCCTGGTGGAAGACACCCTTTACCAGGGTCTGCCGGCAGAAGTGCGGGACAAGATGGAGGAGGAATGA